Below is a genomic region from Thermochromatium tepidum ATCC 43061.
CTCGGCTTCCCGGTCGGCTTCGTCGGCGCGGCCGAGTCCAAGGCCGCGCTCGCCGCCAACAGCCGCGGTGTGCCCTTTGTGACGCTGCGCGGTCGGCGGGGCGGGAGCGCCATGGCCGCGGCAGCGGTCAACGCCCTCGGTCGCGGGCATGCCTGATCGACATGGGCAAGGGACGTCTCTATGGCCTGGGCGTGGGTCCAGGCGACCCTGAACTCATCACCCTCAAGTCACTGCGCTATCTGCGCGCCGCGCCCGTGGTCGCCTACTATGCCGCGCCCGACAAGCCCGGCCATGCCCTGACCACGGTTCAGCCCTATCTGCGCCCCGAACAGATCCGACTCCCACTGATCTATCCGGTCACGGGCCGCAGGCCCGAACCGCCCTATGATTACGAGGGCCAGATGCGCGAGTTCTACGATCGCGCGGCGCAGCGGGTGGCCGAGCATCTGGATACCGGGCGCGACGTGGCCGTGATCAGCGAGGGCGATCCGCTGTTTTATGGCTCATTCATGTATCTGCACGACCGGTTGGCCGAGCGTTATCAGACCGAGGTGGTCCCGGGTGTGTGCTCAGTGGCAGCGAGCGCGGCCGTGCTGGGTACGCCCCTGGTCTATCGCGATCAGCGTTTCCAGGTGGTTGCCGCGACCCTCCCCGAGGAGACCCTGATCGAATGGCTTGATGGCGTCGAGTCGGCGGCGATCATGAAGCTCGGCAGCCATTTCGAGAAGGTCCGGCGGGTGCTCAGACGGCTCGGGTTGCTTGGGCGGGCGCGCTATGTCGAGCGCGCGACCATGGCGGGCGAGCGGGTGTGTCCGATCGAGGAGGTCGATCCGGCGAGCGTGCCCTATTTCTCGATGATCCTGATCCCAGGCGAGCGCTGGCCGGGATCGAGCGCCAGTGCGCCTGCGTCCGTGCCGACACCTGAACGTCAGCCGCCTCGACCTGGCCGATTGGCGGTGATCGGTCTGGGGCCAGGTGCCGCCGAGCTCATGGCCCCGGCGGCGCGCCAAGAACTCGAGCGCGCCCAGGACATCGTCGGCTATACCACCTATGTCGAGCTGGCCGGACCCTTTCGCCCGGATCAGCGTCTGTTTGCCTCGGACAATCGTCAGGAGCTTACCCGCGCCCAATTGGCCTTCGAGTTGGCGGCCCAGGGGCGGCATGTCGCCCTGGTCTCGTCCGGTGATCCAGGCGTCTTTGCCATGGCGGCGGCGGTGTTCGAGGCGCTCGAACAGTCAAAGGACCCGGCCTGGCACGCGGTGGAGCTTACCGTCCTGCCCGGCATCTCGGCCGCCCAGGCCGCGGCGGCCCGCGCCGGCGCCCCGCTCGGGCACGACTTCTGCGTCATCTCGCTCTCGGACAACCTCAAGCCCTGGTCGCTCATCGAGCACCGGCTGCGTCAGGCGGCGCTGGCCGACCTGGTCTTGGCCCTCTACAACCCGCGTTCCAAGGCCCGTCCCGATCAGTTCGCCCAGGCGCTCGCCATCCTGCGCGGGCTCCGCGCCCCTGACACGCCCGTGGTGCTCGGGCGCGACCTCGGGCGCCCGGGCGAGGCCCTGACCATTACCACCCTGGATGCCGTCCAGCCCGATCAGGTCGATATGCGCACGGTCGTCATCGTCGGCTCGTCGCTGACCCGGCGCCTGCCGCGCCCCGATGGCGGTACCTGGGTCTATACGCCGCGCTGGTCGGGGCGCGCCCCACTGGCCTCAGACCCTGAACCTTTGTAGCTGCCCGAGCTGTTGCGCCGCCAACTGGGCAAGCTCGGCGGCGGCATGCTCGATCTGGTGCGCGCCCGCGGCGATCTGTTCGATGGCCTGGGCGCTATTGACCAGATTGCGATCCACCTCGGTCGCCACCGCGCTCTGTTCCTCAGTGGCGCTCGCGATCTGGGTATTCATGTCGCGGATGCGCGCCACGGCGGCGCTGATGTTGGTCAGCGCCTGCTGGGACTGGGCGGCCATGGCGGCATTGCGCTCGATCAGGGTACGCGCCTGCTCCATGGCCGCGACCGCCTGACGGGTCCCCTGTTGAAGCTGCTCGATCATGCGCTGGATCTCGGTGGTCGAGTCCTGGGTGCGGCTGGCCAGGGTGCGGACCTCGCCCGCGACCACTGCAAAGCCCCGACCCTGCTCGCCGGCGCGCGCCGCCTCGATCGCGGCATTGAGCGCCAGCAGATTGGTCTGGTCGGCGATGCCGCGGATCACATCCAGCACCTGGCCGATGTTTTCGGCCTCCTGCGACAGGTGTGCGACCGCAGCGGCGGTGGACTGGACCTGGTCGGCGGTGTTCTGGATCAGCTGCAAGGCCTCGGTCATCACCGCCTGACCCTGCTGGGTGTCCTGATCGGCCGTGCGCGCCGCCTCGGCCGCCGCCGCGGCGCTCTTGGCCACGTCGGCCACGGTGGCGGTCATCTCGTTCATGGCGGTGGCGACCTGATCGGATTCCGACTGTTGACACTGGACCTGGGCATTGGCCGCGCGGCTGGTGGCCGAGAGCTCCTCGGCGGCGGCGGCCACCCGTTGGCTGGCGGTCATGGCCTCGGCCACCAGGTCGCGCACCCGGCGCTGGAAACGGTTGAAGGCGGACGCCAGCTCGGCCAGCTCGTCGCGCCCGGTCTCGGGCAGGCTGCGGGTTAAGTCCCCCTCGCCCTCGGCGATGTCGCGCATGGTGTCGGTCGCGGTGCGCAGCCGCCGCACGATGCTGTGTGCCAACCAGGACATCCCAGCCACACCGATCAGGACGGCGAGGACTACCAACCCTAGCATCAAGGCGGCCGCCTCGCGGATCTGGGCCGCGGCGGCCTCGGCCCGGGCCTGGATGTTTGACATGGGCAGCATGACCTCGACCGCCCAGGGTGTCCCGGTGAGGCCGATCTCGACCGGTGCTAAGGCCACCAAACGCTCTGCCCCGTCCAGCTGGTCCGTCAGCTCCAGGGTCTCGCCGCGGGCGATGGCCTGCTTGATCCGTTCGCCCTGGGGATGGACCTTGGCCAGGTCCTGGCCGATCCATTCGGGATGGGCGCTGCTTGCGACCACAGTACCGCGATGGGCGAGGATGGTGACCTGTGCCGTCCCATCAAACAACCGGGCGGCGGCGGCCTTGACCCCCTGTTGCAAATCATCTAGGCGCAGGTCGATGCCGACGATGCCGCGAAAGGCACCCTGGCGCAGCACCGGCGCTACCAGCGAGGTCAACCACACCTCCTGCCCCTGTACCGGATAGCGATAGGGGTCGATGATCACCTCGCGTTGGGTGCGCTTGGGGAGCTGGTAATAGTCGCCTGGCCCCGGCTGGTCATAATCGAGCAAGGGCTCGAGCGCCAGGGTGCCGTCTGGGGCGCGGTTCCAGTAGGGGATGAAACGCCCGCTCCCATCCGTGCCTGGGGTGTTGACAAACTGGGCATCGCGCCCATCGAAGGCATTGGGCTCCCAGGCGGTATAGACGCCGAGAAACCCCGGGTTTTCGCGCAGGATGGACTTGAGCATGAAGTTGATGTCGTCGCGCGAGTAAAAAAACAGCCGATCGGCCGAGAGACCAGTGGCGATCACCCAATCCCAGTCCCGGATCAGGCGTCCATAGGCGAGCTTGGGGCGCAGCTGGCCCGTACCCGGGGCAGGCCACAGATAATGGACATAGCCCTCGCCATCGTCGTCGACCGCGCGCGCCAGGGCCGCGAGTAGGTTCTCGCCGCGCCCCAGGGCGGTGTTGAACTGGGGGCTATTGCCGATCTGACCATTGAGCTCGGGTCTAAGCGGGTGCATGAGGGTGCGCGGGATCGGCTGGGTGCGATCCTGGACCCAGAGATAATTGCCCTGGTCATAGCGCAGGTTGGCCAGGAGCCTCAGCGCCTCCTCCTGGGCCCGCTTGCGCGGCATCGTACCGCCCTGTTCGGCGGCCAGATAGGGCGCGATCAGCGACTCGGCCAGATCGACCGCGATCTGTAGGTGGTTGAAGCGCTGGCGCAGGCGCTCCCAGTCCTCGGCGGTGAACTGGTCATTCTCGGGGTGCGCCGCAGATACCAGGGCCTGGGCCAGGGTGCGGGCGGCATCGAGCGGGACCTCGAGGGCCGCCTTGATCCGGGCCGCCTCACCGCTGGCGGCATTGAGCGCAAGCGCCTGGGCGTTCTGCAATTCCTTGGCGCGCTGGTCATCGGCCATCCGCTGGAGCTCGGTGACGGCATAGCCGCCGATCACGACCCCAAGGGCGACCATGGATACGCCCGACCACAAGGCGATGCGAAAGCCGATGGAGTGGGGATTAAACATATAGAACTCCATGAGTTTTATCGATTTTTGATACCCAAGCCGGGCGGGGCCCGCTTCAAGCCCCAGACAGGTCTATCCAGTCTGCAGGGCGCGGATCCAGTTCAAGGCTGCCTCCACGGTTGTCGCTTGAGCGAGCGCCTGGGGGCGCGCCGGGCGCTCGAGCATGATGACCCTAATCCCGCGCTCACGCGCGGCGACCAGCTTGGCGGCGGTGGCCTCGCCGCCGCTGTTTTTGCACAGGATGGTATCGATCCTCTGGGCATCAAGCAGGGCACGTTCGTCATCGAGCGCGAAGGGGCCGCGCGCATAGACCCATTCGGCCTGGGCAAACTCAGGTTTGGGGTCGGGCGGGCTGACCAGCCGGATCAAGAACCAGAGGTCGTCGAGGGCGGCAAAGGGGGCCAGCTCCTGGCGCCCGATCGCAAGCAGGACACGCCTGGACCCGAGCTGGCGCAGGGCCGCGACCGCCTCGGACCAGGTCGCTACCCTCACCCAGAGGTCGCCCGGTCCAGGCTGCCAGGGCGGGCGTTCCAGACGCAGCCAGGGGACACCCGTCAGCCGGCAGGCCGCGGCCGCATTCCAGCCCATCTGGGCCGCGAACGGGTGGGTGGCATCGATCAGGGCGCGGATCGAGCGCTCCTTGAGATACCGCACCAGCCCCTCGACCCCGCCGAAGCCACCGATGCGCGTCTCGCCCGCCGGCAGGCGCGGATCGGTGGTGCGCCCGGCGAGCGAGTTGATGAGGTGCCACTCCGGGTACCCGGCCAGGCGCTCGGCCAGGGCATAGGCCTCGCTCGTCCCACCGAGGAGCAGCAGATTGGCCGGCATCGGGCTCAAGGCAGGCTGATGCGGGTCATGACGCCGTCCTTGAGGCGCCAGTGCTTGATCCCAGCGGCCATGTGGACCAGGACCACCAGGGCCAAGGCCAGGGCGCCCAGACCGTGATAGAGGAACAGGGTCTCGCCTAGTTGCTTGTTCTCGGGGAGCAGTCCCGGCAGTTCGAGTCCGAAGAACTGGACCGGATAGCCCGCGGCCGAGGTCGCCAGGGCCCCGCCGATCGGTACTGCGAGCGAGAGCAGATAGAGCAGGACCATCGTGACCCCGCTGACTAGGCGCTCGAGGACCGTCAGGGGCGGGTCATAGGGCGGGGGCGGGGTGCGCCGGCGCAGCCACAGCCGGACCAGGGTCAGAGCGAGCACCAGGATCCCGATGCTCTTGTGATACAGAAAGAGATTGGCCGTGACCTGGGGCCCGGCCAGCCGTTCCAGGCCCTCGTAACCGAGCGCCCAGAAGCTCAGTCCACCAAGGAGCATGCCGAACACCAGGGCGACGATCAGCCAGTGCAGTAGGCGTTGGGTGAAGGTGTAACGATTGATGGTCAAGGTCGTCTCCTTGCGATGCGAGGCTGGGTTGACGAAGGGGTTTCGACGACGACTGCGGTCGAGTATCCGACCGCCGGTCTATCTTAGCTCAGGACCTGTCTCTCGGCATGGCGTGGCGGTCGCGTGCCGCGAGCGCCAGGGCAGCGGCGCGATAGCCGGAATGGACGAATTTGCTGTAAGGCAGGAGCAGAAAGAAGGCGAGCACGGCGCCGAGATGGACGATGAGCAAGAGGGGCATCGCTGGGGTCTCGCGCCAGACGAGCAGCGCCAGCCCACTGGACGCCACGACGAACAACAGCCACAGAAACGCACAGTCGAGCCGACGTGACTCGGGGGCGAGCGGCGCAGGATCGGCACGCCACTCGATCCAGGCAAGTCCGGCTGTGGCAACTAGTAGGGCGCTTCCGCCAAGCGTGCCGAGCAAGACAGGCGCACTCCAGAAGGGGTAGGGCGCTTGCAGACCCAGACCATGATGATAGAGGGTCGCGCTCAGGGTGGCAGCGA
It encodes:
- a CDS encoding cytochrome b, which translates into the protein MTINRYTFTQRLLHWLIVALVFGMLLGGLSFWALGYEGLERLAGPQVTANLFLYHKSIGILVLALTLVRLWLRRRTPPPPYDPPLTVLERLVSGVTMVLLYLLSLAVPIGGALATSAAGYPVQFFGLELPGLLPENKQLGETLFLYHGLGALALALVVLVHMAAGIKHWRLKDGVMTRISLP
- the cobJ gene encoding precorrin-3B C(17)-methyltransferase, which translates into the protein MPTPERQPPRPGRLAVIGLGPGAAELMAPAARQELERAQDIVGYTTYVELAGPFRPDQRLFASDNRQELTRAQLAFELAAQGRHVALVSSGDPGVFAMAAAVFEALEQSKDPAWHAVELTVLPGISAAQAAAARAGAPLGHDFCVISLSDNLKPWSLIEHRLRQAALADLVLALYNPRSKARPDQFAQALAILRGLRAPDTPVVLGRDLGRPGEALTITTLDAVQPDQVDMRTVVIVGSSLTRRLPRPDGGTWVYTPRWSGRAPLASDPEPL
- a CDS encoding cobalt-precorrin-6A reductase, which produces MPANLLLLGGTSEAYALAERLAGYPEWHLINSLAGRTTDPRLPAGETRIGGFGGVEGLVRYLKERSIRALIDATHPFAAQMGWNAAAACRLTGVPWLRLERPPWQPGPGDLWVRVATWSEAVAALRQLGSRRVLLAIGRQELAPFAALDDLWFLIRLVSPPDPKPEFAQAEWVYARGPFALDDERALLDAQRIDTILCKNSGGEATAAKLVAARERGIRVIMLERPARPQALAQATTVEAALNWIRALQTG
- a CDS encoding methyl-accepting chemotaxis protein; the protein is MFNPHSIGFRIALWSGVSMVALGVVIGGYAVTELQRMADDQRAKELQNAQALALNAASGEAARIKAALEVPLDAARTLAQALVSAAHPENDQFTAEDWERLRQRFNHLQIAVDLAESLIAPYLAAEQGGTMPRKRAQEEALRLLANLRYDQGNYLWVQDRTQPIPRTLMHPLRPELNGQIGNSPQFNTALGRGENLLAALARAVDDDGEGYVHYLWPAPGTGQLRPKLAYGRLIRDWDWVIATGLSADRLFFYSRDDINFMLKSILRENPGFLGVYTAWEPNAFDGRDAQFVNTPGTDGSGRFIPYWNRAPDGTLALEPLLDYDQPGPGDYYQLPKRTQREVIIDPYRYPVQGQEVWLTSLVAPVLRQGAFRGIVGIDLRLDDLQQGVKAAAARLFDGTAQVTILAHRGTVVASSAHPEWIGQDLAKVHPQGERIKQAIARGETLELTDQLDGAERLVALAPVEIGLTGTPWAVEVMLPMSNIQARAEAAAAQIREAAALMLGLVVLAVLIGVAGMSWLAHSIVRRLRTATDTMRDIAEGEGDLTRSLPETGRDELAELASAFNRFQRRVRDLVAEAMTASQRVAAAAEELSATSRAANAQVQCQQSESDQVATAMNEMTATVADVAKSAAAAAEAARTADQDTQQGQAVMTEALQLIQNTADQVQSTAAAVAHLSQEAENIGQVLDVIRGIADQTNLLALNAAIEAARAGEQGRGFAVVAGEVRTLASRTQDSTTEIQRMIEQLQQGTRQAVAAMEQARTLIERNAAMAAQSQQALTNISAAVARIRDMNTQIASATEEQSAVATEVDRNLVNSAQAIEQIAAGAHQIEHAAAELAQLAAQQLGQLQRFRV